TTTAATCTGGTCAAACTTCTTTTGTATGATACAGTACGACTTGAACAatttacttactttttaagAGGCAAGGCTGAAGTTTTTAAGAACAACTGTGCTCCTATTATATACCAAAaattgtatgaccataattTCTTTTTCAACCGAAGACAAAATagttatttttgtgtgtgtgtgtgtgtgtgtgtgtgtgtgtgtgtgtgtgtgtgtgtgtgtgtgtgtgtgtgtgtgtgtgtgtgtgtgtgtgtgtgtatatggtATGTGTATGTATGGATATATTATTCTTGCTATTTCCTTTCCTTACCCTTTTCTatgtacaaatatttaaaaaatttataaaaaagataatttaaaaaaataaagaaattctTCATTTAACTCTTTATCTAACGAAAACACTTGCATGGAGTTGTGTCTTTACTTATGAGATCATTTAAAACTACAGTATAGCCACAGTGTGGCAGTATTTGCACGTGTAGATGGTGAATGCAAGGATAACAAACTGAAGTTGTATTGTAATAACTGGAAATTGTCTGAGAATGAAGAGAAAAAACAATCATATTTAAGCATTCATAATGTATCAACAGTTACAAATTTCATTTTAACATTCTGTTTCATCTATATttactatatatctatatactTTATAAGTTTACAATAAAAACGTTgtattgttaaaatgttttattaaaatgtatgtattaataatttatgtatatttatatattgatgtattaataaaatatgtGTATTCCACCTTAATTCAATTCTATATATGAATCAACTTTACAGTACAATAAAGGTGACAGCATAAGATCCAGACAGATATTCCTGTTGGTTGCCAGAGGACGTAACACTAATTTTACTGTCAAATTCATTGGCTTGTGGTCAGTATTAAAGTAAATGAAtaggtttttttgtttgttttgtgaataaTACTGTATCAGTCTTGTATGTGTCTACTTCATTTTACTTTCAAATCAGACTGAAgcaaatgtacactgtaaaaaactatTTGCAGCCTTAATTATTTTGtggaatcaactcagatttacaagtcatttcaacttacagtactattatttatcttgactagagatgagatattataactacagatgagttgttGTAACTTATAAGATACTGTAAGACATCTTGAAACATCTCttttcaagataaataatagtaagttgacatgacttgtaaatctgagttgaattaacaaaaaaaattgaacgcagcaaaaaaaatttaagcaaaCGCACTGTGAGATGTGTCAATATCTTACACAGTTTGGGATTTTCCATTTACCGACTGGTGAACCCAGTGACGTTGAGTATATGAGTATGCTGTCATGTTGCTGGAAATGAACTCATCCGGGTCCCGAACTCATGATTTTTGAAGTGCACCATTGTTTCTGGTCCACATGTGCAAAGACCCAAAATGGATAtcctataaattaaatatattgcTTTTCAACACTTTGTTGCAGATCCATTGTTGGGTTGAGTTGTGTGTGCCCACAGATGGAAGCTTCAGCAAGACCAAAACTGCAGCAAACCAAAATAGCTCATGATTTACAAGAGGGAAGTGAACGTTCTCCTTTTGTCTGCTCTCACTGACAAACGCAAATAAAGATACATGAAAAGTATTAAAATCGCTTTATAAGCAGCCGCAAACTGACAAACCCATGAAGAAAGCTGAACCTGAAACTACACGGGGTTTCTGGTTTTGCAATCATGAGGTGTGTAAAACCCAGATTTTCATAAGCGGTTTctgctttttattattatgcatGCAGAAAGTACAACGTCAGCATTTTACAAACAGAACTAGTCATTTCATTGGATGTAGTCATACTGTACAAAGTGGTTCGAAAAACCTAAATGTGGCAAGATCTTATGcagtatatatgtatatttacatCATGGGTgtaacctttttgtgagcaagggctaccacaatggataaaacaatctggatggCACTCTTCAGGTACTCCATGCATTTTGATAGTCTACtcaaagcttttttattttactttttgatatgtttttttacatacataaaATAAGCCAAGCTAAGtaacatattaaatatattaatattgaggctattaatagaatgtgcttgctgggcaactcacagactctgtgcccgttggcaccatgttggagaccactgattCCCACGATACCCTGTATATACTGTAACCTGGTCACTGAGATGTCTAAGATGATCTCTAAAACTgtggttcttaaactttttcgGCATGACATAAACCAttctaaaacataaaatttgaattaaacaaaaaacatatgaaatgatacaatgtagtgctgttggttagtagccttatttttccaaggtttaattacacagaatttatgataaattattgtattttataaaatgtcataaaacttgtGTCCCCATGGCCTTATCTAGTTAatctttagttagtgtgtaatgttgctgttagaggataaataatacctgcaaaatgataaagcacAAAGTttactgccaggcgatatattttcttatatttatatatattttttaacagaattcgccttttaaagcctacagcgaatggccggtttggactacagccctctacttcctggaTGAATGACATCAATAAAACCGTTTTTGACtgaactccgcccacaggaatacgtcagtcgccagctaagctcaagCGGCTCTTGCTAAGCTAAGTTGCAAAATTAAGGTAGAAAAGTTGTCAggatggtaccttttaaaaaggtcctaatatgtaccattacctaaatagtacatattaggaccttttcaaagatatatttatatgcaCCTTTGTGGAACCAATATGCACCCTTCATGTGTACCTTTTGAAAGGGATCtggcccagtgacagcttttgtacctttatttttttaaaggtgcagtgtgtaaattttagtggcatctagtggtgaggttgcaaactGCAACCAACAAATAAGTTTGCAGCTCACCCTTCGCTTTTGAAATGAGAAGCTACGTTAGCCGCCACATGACAAACATACTGTATCACCGTTGAAGATAAAGTTTgcctgttaagggcttctgtaaaaaacatgCCGGCACAAAATGGagataaaaacgtcttattctaagttaataaaaaaaataccggttcattatgaaatgtcttagttttgtatattattttgcatttctgtcaagagatccttctacaaattacacactgcacctttaagtttgcATATTGTTTATACTAACgaaatctcatggcaattcatacaTATGTAATAATCTAATAACAATTTACTTTaaatttatacgaattagccatcTAAACATACATAGAAATATCAGTGAGATGAGGTTTATATTACACTCTGCCCTTtagcaaaagttttttttattttttacaattaacaTGCAATAGCCTCAAAAGGACATTTTTGGATGCTTAGGCAGCACATAAAATATATTctcaatttaaatgtatttctttaaaataagtGCCATTGTTATATTATGTAAAAGTGTTTATACCAGGagtggctggtgacttcttttttcgagggcgctcgatgcgaagttcgtcacaacatatGTGTGTAGTTCGTCATTtctaaatatgtgttcggcgtgtcgagtgatcctatgtgcatcacgtgtcttgtcaaaataagtgcctgttgcagacgcgtctaaagggtttatgataaaagagatgctcgtggttgccagatactcgcataatctcgtgcgtaatcagagtttactgttaagggagtgtcttgcgtgtattttgtgaacgtgagcgtctcttttatcttaaacGGTTTTGCGGCacgcaggcacttattttgaaaaaaacgtgatgcacatggttcacatgaatcaaacaaacacatattttgaaaacacgagcaacacacatgacactctaaacacttattttgaatttgcgcccctcggatgagcagtcatgagccaCCACTGATATTGTTTATACTAAcaaaatctcatggcaattcgtacataCTTTATAGGTGACAatatacaaattcatacaaattagtcACCTCAACTTCCTAAAATACAGACAAATACCAGTGAGATGAGGTTTATATTACACTATGTCCTTCAGCTAAAATGTTTTACACGCAATAGCCTCGAAAGGACCTTTTTGGTTGCTTAGGCCACACATAAAATGTATTctcaatttaaatgtatttctttaaaataaatgccaTTGTTATATCATGCAAAAGTgtttgtacactgtcagaaaaaaatggtcaaaaaatttGTCCCTATAGCTGTCACTGCGTTGGGTAGTGGGACCTTTTCAGTATGGACCCAATATGTACCATTCACAGTAAAagttgctgtagttatgcagctgtttgccagtaacttcatgtagatttaaatgtatgccaTACACTGataacagtttgtttaaagttaaataaacattaaacattaacaagtatttatctttacagaataaaacaacagcctcatgcaaagcattctgggaaatcctcatcaacctttttctgtttatttcctTCAGATattatttcccagaatgctttgcatgaggttgttattttataattttattctgtaaagactattcatgtttatttaatttttaacaaacttttttaagtaaatacgatacatttaaatctacagtaagatactggcaaacagctgccagtaatactgtaatttcaatatttttaatatacatttggTAAGTCTGAGGTACTAGGTGTACATTTTGAAAAAGTACCGCCCaagggaccattttttctgacagtgtatgttATACAAGTGTGGCTTACGTGTCGAAACACTGTACAAATTGACAGTACATGTGATAAACCAAATACctaatttaaaaatgataaatCATATTTATGTCCCAGCATATTTACAGTATCACACAAGTTTTCTTGGGGGGTGTCTTTGGGTGGAGGAAAATGCGAACGGCTTCTGTGAACACCTCGGTCACGCCGTCCTGGTTGAGCGCCGAGCACTCCATGTACTTGCTGGCATGAATCTGTTTGGCCAGCGCCGCGCCCTGTTGCTGGGTGATGGGTGAGGCGTTCTTCTCCTTCAGCTTGTTTATAACCTCCGGGTCGTCTCTCAGATCCTTTTTAGTCCCCACCAGCAGGATGGGTACGTTAGGGCAGTGTTCAGACACCTCCGGGTACCACTTCAACTTGACGTTCTCGTAGGAAGGCGGGCTGGTGACACAGAAACAGATCACAAAGACGTTGGTCTGCGGGTAGGAGAGAGTCCGCAGGCGGTCGTATTCCTCCTGACCCGCCGTGTCCCACAGGTTCAGACTGATGGGTTTCGTGTCCACTGTCAGCTGCGCACTGTAGTTGTCAAAGACAGTGGGGACGTACTCTTTAGGAAAGGCTTTGGTGGTGAAGGAAATCAGGAGGCAGGTTTTACCCACGGCACCGTCGCCAACCACAACACACTTGATGTTCTGCATTGTCGTCTTTTTTCCCGGAGTCAAATCACTGAAAATACAAAAGAACCTGAGTTGTTTGTAGTGTACaacatttaggtacagatatttggtacatatgtacctctgatgtaCTGATATGCAAtgtttaggtgcaaaggtgtacattttgaaagggcaccccagtgacagctataggGCCCATTCTTGaccacattgtaaaaaatagtAAAGCGCCTGCCAAATAAAAATcgtaaaattaaagtaaaatttctTAATTTCAATAACGtccaaaaacaataattttacagattttgtttttaaaagttctgcagccaaatatttttattttatgtatttttcccAAAATTATTATCAAACAGCAAGTgaccaataaaaaaaaagtgaaaGAGGCATGATTGTCTCTGCATTTTACCCATCCACTGCAAgtcatgaacacgcacagacaCCGAAACCCTTTAGTCACTTCCTGCCAGCTGTGGGAATCCAGTGCACTTATCTATTgatgttcttgtgttgctatagTTGCAtttattgtttacctcatttgtaagttgctttggacaaaagcgtctgctaaatgtaaatgtaaaatgtggGAATCGAACCAACAACCTCTGGGTTACAAAGTCTGACTCTCTAACCATTAAAACCTTTATGTATTTCTTGACATTTTATATGGGATATAAGGCACACTTATTGTGCATTCATACCATTAACTCAACATTTTGAATTCACAATAAGTTCTCACGTGTTTGGGTTTTGCACCTTTCTGTGATAATTAAGTTTGGTTGGGTTAAGTGATCATTGACCTAGAAAATATAGTTAATGGACGGCTGTTTCACCGATCATTATTACATATTcagtcttaaag
This sequence is a window from Misgurnus anguillicaudatus chromosome 24, ASM2758022v2, whole genome shotgun sequence. Protein-coding genes within it:
- the rhoga gene encoding ras homolog family member Ga, giving the protein MQNIKCVVVGDGAVGKTCLLISFTTKAFPKEYVPTVFDNYSAQLTVDTKPISLNLWDTAGQEEYDRLRTLSYPQTNVFVICFCVTSPPSYENVKLKWYPEVSEHCPNVPILLVGTKKDLRDDPEVINKLKEKNASPITQQQGAALAKQIHASKYMECSALNQDGVTEVFTEAVRIFLHPKTPPKKTCVIL